Proteins encoded in a region of the Puntigrus tetrazona isolate hp1 chromosome 12, ASM1883169v1, whole genome shotgun sequence genome:
- the LOC122355151 gene encoding sushi, nidogen and EGF-like domain-containing protein 1: MSETCVSQFMCSTHAPLWLNGAHPNIGDGEVTRNVCGHWENNCCRFPSNPIKVKACPGGYYVYAFVQPNYCSGTYCAVTSINNAPESTLGAPTIFYPFGSAAGDTNNPVLEDGSSPVIQLSSSFLFFGRSYQNIYVNNNGYLTFNQASSEYVPYSFPANRSQDIIAGLWTDLDNRVKGVVSYQQYINGSLLTNATRDIKTYFPDLNFNASWVFVATWDKVAYFPVTNTNTSFQMVLISGRNISFILMNYGDIAVTEHPVQAGYDTISSTNYFVIPGSKLGSFISNLRSSSNVGVPGRWVFRVDSGKNNIVGLKAKLTSFSDLTDNGNIQMVLDQLKQVLVRNGVSNSIELKLRKVQKIKP, translated from the exons ATGTCAGAAACGTGCGTTAGTCAGTTTATGTGTAGCACTCATGCCCCGCTCTGGCTGAACGGAGCACATCCAAACATCGGGGATGGAGAGGTGACCCGAAACGTCTGCGGTCACTGGGAGAATAACTGCTGCCGTTTCCCTTCCAATCCCATAAAAGTCAAAGCCTGTCCAGGAGGTTATTACGTCTATGCGTTTGTTCAGCCAAATTACTGCTCTGGGACCTACTGTGCAG TTACCAGCATCAACAACGCTCCGGAGTCAACCTTGGGAG CACCAACAATATTTTACCCGTTCGGCTCAGCGGCAGGAGACACAAATAATCCTGTTCTCGAAGATGGAAGCTCTCCTGTTATTCAGCTGTCGAGTTCATTTCTGTTCTTTGGTCGCTCGTACCAGAACATTTAC GTGAATAATAATGGATACCTCACATTTAACCAGGCTTCGTCAGAATATGTTCCCTACTCGTTTCCCGCTAACAGAAGTCAGGATATAATTGCTGGTCTCTGGACTGATCTTGACAACCGTGTGAAAGGAGTTGTTTCATATCAGCAGTACATTAATGGAAGTCTTCTCACAAACGCCACTCGGGATATAAAGACATATTTCCCAGATCTGAACTTCAACGCTTCTTGGGTCTTCGTGGCGACGTGGGATAAAGTCGCTTACTTCCCAGTAACCAACACA AACACATCGTTTcaaatggttttaatttcagGCCGTAATATTTCCTTTATTCTGATGAATTATGGAGACATTGCTGTAACAGAACATCCAGTGCAG GCTGGTTATGACACAATAAGCTCCACAAACTACTTTGTGATTCCTGGATCAAAACTCGGCAGCTTCATCTCAAACCTCAGGAGCTCCAGTAATGTTGGTGTTCCCGGTCGATGGGTCTTCAGGGTGGACAGCGGCAAAA ATAACATCGTTGGACTTAAAGCGAAACTTACCTCATTTTCTGACCTAACAGATAATGGAAACATTCAGATGGTTTTAGATCAA ttgaaacaggTGCTGGTTAGGAACGGTGTGTCAAACAGCATCGAGCTGAAGCTAAGAAAAGTGCAAAAGATAAAGCCATGA
- the LOC122355353 gene encoding sushi, nidogen and EGF-like domain-containing protein 1, whose protein sequence is MALLYDPCYNYTVLDDLRRATSNQLQSSYYARYTSKLLCDQYVNWVGWYRLFIRGQSVQMPDTCVDQLSCGTHAPLWLTSPHPRIEDGVVIRNVCGNWWNDCCGFRSNPIKVKACPGNYYVYEFVQPNFCFGTYCADVRNISIYNFTSDPAWAAPAIFYPFGSAAGDTNSSALEDGSSPVIQLSSSFLFFGHSYQQIYVNNNGYLTFNQALSEYTPYSFPANRSQDIIAGLWTDLDNRVKGVVSYQQYINGGLLNRANQDIKTYFPDLNFIASWVFVATWDKVAYYALTNTETSFQIVLISGGNYSFILMNYGDIAVTEHPVQAGYDTISSTNYFVIPGSNLGSFISNLRNSSNVGVPGRWVFRVDSEPNKNNIVGLKAKLTSFSDLTDNGNIQMVLDQLKQVLVRNGLSNSIELKLRKVQKIKP, encoded by the exons ATGG ccCTCCTCTATGACCCCTGCTATAACTACACTGTGCTGGATGATTTACGGAGAGCCACCAGCAATCAGTTACAGTCTTCATATTACGCTCGATACACCTCTAAATTATTGTGTGACCAATATGTCAACTGGGTGGGCTGGTACCGTCTCTTCATTCGTGGACAGAGCGTTCAGATGCCGGACACATGTGTTGATCAGCTAAGCTGTGGCACTCATGCTCCTCTGTGGCTGACCAGTCCACACCCACGAATTGAGGATGGCGTGGTGATCCGAAACGTCTGCGGTAATTGGTGGAACGACTGCTGTGGTTTCCGTTCAAATCCCATTAAAGTCAAAGCCTGCCCAGGCAATTACTACGTCTATGAGTTCGTTCAGCCAAATTTCTGCTTTGGGACCTACTGTGCAG ATGTTAGGAACATTAGCATCTATAATTTTACTTCGGATCCAGCCTGGGCAG CACCAGCAATATTTTACCCGTTCGGCTCAGCGGCAGGAGACACAAATAGTTCTGCTTTAGAAGATGGAAGCTCTCCTGTTATTCAGCTGTCGAGTTCATTTCTGTTCTTTGGCCACTCGTACCAGCAGATTTAC GTGAATAATAATGGATACCTCACATTTAACCAGGCTTTGTCAGAATATACTCCCTACTCGTTTCCCGCTAACAGAAGTCAGGATATAATTGCTGGTCTCTGGACTGATCTTGACAACCGTGTGAAAGGAGTTGTTTCATATCAGCAGTACATTAACGGAGGTCTTCTCAATCGAGCCAATCAGGATATAAAGACATATTTCCCAGATCTGAACTTCATCGCTTCTTGGGTCTTCGTTGCGACGTGGGATAAAGTCGCTTACTATGCTTTGACCAATACA gAAACATCGTTTCAAATCGTTTTAATTTCAGGCGGTAATTATTCCTTTATTCTGATGAATTATGGAGACATTGCTGTAACAGAACATCCAGTGCAG GCTGGTTATGACACAATAAGCTCCACAAACTACTTTGTGATTCCTGGATCAAACCTCGGCAGCTTCATCTCAAACCTCAGGAACTCCAGTAATGTTGGTGTTCCCGGTCGATGGGTCTTCAGGGTGGACAGCGAACCAAACAAAA ATAACATCGTTGGACTTAAAGCGAAACTTACCTCATTTTCTGACCTAACAGATAATGGAAACATTCAGATGGTTTTAGATCAA ttgaaacaggTGCTGGTTAGGAACGGTCTGTCAAACAGCATCGAGCTGAAGCTAAGAAAAGTGCAAAAGATAAAGCCATGA